The proteins below are encoded in one region of Arenibacter algicola:
- a CDS encoding extracellular catalytic domain type 1 short-chain-length polyhydroxyalkanoate depolymerase — MDKLLLICLAFAINLGSLVWHLNVDSENPGSDITRQSIIWQDRERTYWLHLPPKDRMDGLLPLLFHLHGGGGTGKGTAKLTYGRFNEIADREGFIVVYPDAIAKNWNDGRTEHLKPENIGVDDVGFIEAIVERLKSQYQIDPDRIFTTGMSNGGFMSTRLLCDLAELFRGGAILTASISEGYFSQCAPSQPVGVLVMNGTADPIVPYTGGEIRLFGKNRGSILSHEDFVAFWKEKNGCLEELQGEHIPNTKPWDGTQVEIRNFRNCHPRGALKAYEIQGGGHTWPGGRQYLGRRLIVNTSREINACDVIWDFFSSLN, encoded by the coding sequence ATGGACAAATTATTACTTATCTGCTTAGCTTTTGCCATAAACCTTGGGAGCCTTGTGTGGCACTTGAATGTTGATTCTGAAAATCCAGGTTCGGATATTACACGCCAAAGCATTATATGGCAGGATCGAGAGCGAACATATTGGTTGCACCTTCCTCCTAAAGATAGAATGGACGGTCTGTTGCCGCTTCTTTTCCATCTCCATGGGGGAGGTGGAACTGGCAAGGGCACCGCCAAACTTACTTATGGACGCTTTAATGAGATAGCGGACAGGGAAGGATTTATTGTAGTCTATCCCGACGCCATTGCAAAAAACTGGAATGATGGGCGTACGGAACATCTTAAACCGGAAAATATTGGGGTAGACGATGTAGGATTTATTGAAGCTATTGTAGAACGTTTGAAGTCGCAATACCAAATTGATCCCGACCGTATATTTACAACTGGGATGTCTAATGGAGGGTTTATGAGTACCCGACTGTTATGTGATCTTGCCGAATTGTTTAGGGGTGGGGCCATATTGACCGCCTCAATCTCGGAGGGCTATTTTTCCCAATGCGCCCCTTCACAGCCTGTAGGGGTATTGGTGATGAATGGTACCGCGGACCCTATAGTTCCTTATACAGGAGGTGAAATTAGGTTGTTTGGGAAAAATCGGGGCAGTATTTTATCGCATGAGGATTTTGTTGCATTTTGGAAAGAAAAAAACGGTTGTTTAGAGGAGCTGCAGGGAGAGCATATCCCAAATACTAAACCATGGGATGGTACCCAGGTAGAGATTAGAAATTTTCGCAACTGCCATCCACGTGGCGCTCTAAAGGCGTATGAAATACAGGGTGGGGGACACACTTGGCCTGGAGGTAGGCAATATCTGGGCAGAAGACTAATTGTTAATACAAGTAGGGAAATTAATGCCTGTGATGTAATATGGGACTTTTTTAGTTCCTTAAACTGA
- a CDS encoding circularly permuted type 2 ATP-grasp protein: MPITSTSWLSNYITEYKNDEMFTPQNGVKPYWNKLLTEFDKLGYDGLMARQRDMDWLLSENGVTYNVYNDPQGLHRPWNLNVVPFLLRQSEWQTVENGLKQRARLLNLVLKDIYGEGNLIKNGIVPHEVIHGHRGFLRQCSGIEYSTEKFLSIYAADLSRGTDGRLWVVNDRAEAPSGMGYALENRSTTSRILPEMYAKMNVKRLSGFFKDFNQMLVDASPLKKDNPNIAILTPGSHNETYFEHAYLSSFLGYPLVQGNDLVVRDGFVWMKSLQGLKQIDVILRRVDDAFTDPLELREDSQLGVAGLLDVVRRKNVSIINPVGSGVIENPGLIPFMPAIAKYLLNEDLILPQIASWWCGQERERKFVLNNLSQLVIKRIDRTNRESIHFAEFMTTQQLNDLKKEIELTPYRFVAQEKISFSTAPNLVDGTIESRNLVTRTFCIASNKDYSVMPGGLVRVAPDRETIRVSNQRGGTSKDFWVLEDSPVKEDLSRHWQKRSSLAASGLNDLPSLTAENLYWAGRYVGRTLVNARFLRMVMRQMALVQNKNEKPDSVKLQVLFKAVTHLTGTYPGFAEKSSKGKMAMEDPMQEMLSVILDKDRPGSLAHNLAMFGNSYYSIRNLWSSDMWRVFENIQKIWQSFEESQDRSINKILKVLNQLITRLIAFMGLIEESILVQQGLLLYFIGLQLEQSMLTITKCRSLLTIKYEEQVEYDLLEYLLTSHESLNIYRYSYRSHIQLEHLLDLVVLDLEYPRSLTFMLNRIQKDIARLPHSRKDNNLSNYQKYIFDAFSKLRLAESSNLVKTKSETDFFRKELDELLETLSELLYKTSQSISSTYFNHTDKQNQLVTQSFPF, translated from the coding sequence ATGCCAATAACAAGTACCAGCTGGTTAAGTAATTATATTACCGAATATAAGAATGACGAAATGTTTACACCACAAAATGGTGTAAAACCCTATTGGAACAAACTCCTTACGGAATTTGATAAATTGGGTTATGACGGATTGATGGCACGCCAAAGGGATATGGATTGGCTACTTTCAGAAAATGGGGTCACCTACAATGTTTACAATGACCCACAGGGATTGCACCGCCCATGGAACTTGAACGTGGTGCCTTTTTTACTCCGCCAGTCCGAATGGCAAACTGTAGAGAACGGTTTAAAACAACGTGCACGGCTTTTAAATTTGGTCTTAAAGGATATTTACGGCGAAGGCAATCTGATAAAAAATGGCATTGTGCCTCATGAAGTAATTCACGGACATCGTGGTTTTTTAAGACAATGTAGCGGCATTGAATACAGCACGGAAAAATTTCTTTCCATTTATGCCGCCGACCTTTCCCGCGGAACTGATGGAAGGCTCTGGGTAGTGAACGACCGTGCAGAAGCACCTTCAGGAATGGGATACGCCTTGGAAAATAGGTCTACTACCAGTAGAATTCTCCCAGAGATGTATGCCAAAATGAATGTGAAGCGCCTCTCTGGTTTCTTCAAGGATTTTAACCAGATGCTTGTTGATGCATCCCCATTAAAAAAAGATAATCCCAATATAGCCATATTGACCCCGGGATCCCATAATGAAACCTATTTTGAGCATGCCTATCTCTCCTCCTTCCTGGGCTACCCTTTGGTTCAAGGGAACGACCTGGTGGTAAGGGACGGGTTTGTATGGATGAAATCCTTACAGGGACTTAAACAGATAGACGTTATTTTACGGCGGGTAGATGACGCATTTACCGATCCCTTGGAGCTTAGGGAAGATTCGCAGCTAGGAGTAGCAGGATTATTGGATGTAGTGCGTAGAAAAAATGTTTCCATTATTAACCCTGTAGGTAGCGGGGTAATAGAAAACCCAGGCCTAATCCCTTTTATGCCCGCTATAGCCAAATATCTTCTTAACGAGGATCTGATCCTGCCACAAATTGCATCTTGGTGGTGCGGACAGGAACGGGAAAGAAAATTTGTATTAAATAACCTATCCCAATTGGTGATCAAAAGAATTGACAGGACCAATAGGGAAAGTATACATTTTGCTGAGTTTATGACCACTCAGCAGTTAAATGACCTAAAAAAGGAAATTGAACTAACTCCCTATCGTTTTGTAGCACAGGAGAAAATAAGCTTTTCTACGGCTCCAAATTTAGTTGATGGAACTATAGAGTCTAGAAATTTGGTGACCCGTACCTTCTGTATAGCATCAAATAAAGACTACAGTGTAATGCCCGGTGGACTGGTACGTGTAGCTCCGGACAGGGAAACTATTAGGGTTTCCAACCAAAGGGGTGGCACCAGTAAGGATTTTTGGGTATTGGAAGACAGCCCGGTCAAGGAAGATTTATCCAGGCACTGGCAAAAACGGAGTTCCTTGGCCGCATCCGGCTTAAACGATCTGCCCAGTCTTACGGCTGAAAACTTATATTGGGCAGGACGTTATGTAGGCCGTACTTTGGTCAATGCCCGTTTCTTACGCATGGTCATGAGACAAATGGCCTTGGTACAAAACAAAAATGAAAAACCAGATTCTGTTAAACTCCAAGTCCTGTTCAAAGCGGTTACCCACTTAACGGGCACCTATCCCGGCTTCGCAGAGAAAAGCTCCAAAGGCAAAATGGCCATGGAAGACCCTATGCAGGAAATGTTATCCGTAATACTGGACAAAGACAGGCCCGGGAGTTTAGCGCACAACCTTGCCATGTTTGGCAACTCCTATTATTCCATCCGGAATTTGTGGTCTTCGGATATGTGGCGGGTGTTTGAAAATATTCAAAAAATATGGCAGTCCTTTGAAGAAAGCCAGGACCGTTCCATAAATAAAATCTTAAAAGTACTCAACCAACTCATTACCCGTTTAATCGCTTTTATGGGCCTTATAGAAGAAAGTATTTTAGTGCAACAAGGGTTACTACTGTATTTTATAGGCCTACAATTGGAACAGAGCATGTTGACCATTACAAAATGTCGCTCCCTGCTCACCATTAAATATGAGGAACAGGTAGAATATGACCTCCTGGAGTATTTGTTGACCAGCCATGAAAGCCTTAATATTTACAGATATAGCTATAGATCCCACATTCAATTGGAGCACTTATTGGACCTAGTGGTATTGGACTTGGAATACCCAAGGTCGTTAACATTTATGTTGAACAGAATCCAAAAAGACATTGCGCGTTTACCACATTCCCGAAAGGATAATAATTTAAGCAATTATCAAAAATATATATTTGACGCTTTCTCCAAATTGCGATTGGCGGAATCTTCCAATTTAGTCAAGACTAAATCCGAAACCGACTTTTTTAGGAAAGAACTTGATGAATTATTGGAAACACTCTCGGAACTGTTATACAAAACATCCCAATCCATAAGCAGTACCTATTTTAATCATACGGACAAACAAAATCAATTGGTTACCCAATCCTTTCCTTTTTGA
- a CDS encoding dienelactone hydrolase family protein, with amino-acid sequence MRPLKKEDIKQEVFDLYDDYAHNRVSRRLFMDKLSTYAVGGLTVASLLSFISPDYVKKIQIKPNDPKLKSEYIHYDSPKGGGSIKGLLSRPADTKAKLPGIIVVHENRGLNPHIEDVGRRAGMAGFISLAPDALTPLGGYPGNDDDGRELQSKRNRDEMLEDFIAAFEYLKVHPECSGKVGVVGFCFGGWISNMMAVKVPGLGASVPFYGGQPTEDIDKINAPLLLHFGELDTRVNEGWPAYEEALKKHGKEYKAYIYPKANHGFHNDTTPRYDREAAELAWGRTIDFFREKLA; translated from the coding sequence ATGAGACCATTGAAAAAAGAAGACATTAAACAAGAGGTTTTTGACCTTTATGATGACTATGCACACAACAGGGTAAGCAGAAGGCTGTTTATGGATAAATTGTCCACCTATGCCGTTGGTGGGTTAACGGTAGCTTCACTACTTAGCTTTATTTCTCCTGATTACGTGAAAAAAATCCAAATAAAGCCCAATGATCCAAAATTAAAATCGGAATATATTCACTACGATTCCCCCAAAGGAGGCGGTTCCATAAAGGGCCTGCTTTCTAGACCGGCCGATACCAAGGCAAAACTTCCAGGAATAATCGTGGTCCACGAAAACCGTGGATTGAATCCGCACATTGAAGATGTAGGACGCAGGGCCGGTATGGCAGGATTCATCTCTTTGGCCCCAGATGCCTTGACACCCCTGGGCGGTTATCCCGGTAATGACGACGATGGCCGTGAGCTGCAAAGCAAGAGAAATCGCGATGAGATGTTGGAAGATTTTATTGCTGCCTTTGAATATTTGAAAGTACACCCGGAATGCTCCGGCAAGGTTGGCGTGGTAGGCTTTTGTTTTGGAGGATGGATTTCCAATATGATGGCGGTAAAGGTTCCTGGTCTAGGAGCTTCCGTTCCTTTTTACGGGGGTCAGCCAACTGAAGATATCGATAAAATAAACGCCCCATTACTGCTTCATTTTGGTGAATTGGATACTCGCGTCAATGAAGGATGGCCCGCCTATGAGGAAGCCTTAAAAAAGCATGGCAAGGAATACAAAGCCTATATCTACCCAAAGGCAAACCACGGTTTTCACAATGACACCACCCCGAGGTATGATCGGGAAGCCGCTGAATTGGCCTGGGGACGGACCATCGATTTTTTTAGGGAAAAACTCGCTTAA
- a CDS encoding transglutaminase family protein, which translates to MIFNVKHTTKYEYNAPVIYCHNIATLRPRESKGQQLLDYKIQITPQPAEISERIDFFGNYITRFSIQTEHIELKVTTKSKIVRDYAQFQDSFFSEACRSITLDQTLLALKSTDPAILDARQYILESIFIRRADDSIRDYAEVSFKRNRSVFDAAYELMQRIYTDFQFVPGFTSISTPVAEVMKEKKGVCQDFAQIAIACIRSVGLPARYVSGYIETVPPKGKEKLVGADASHAWFAIFIPGFGWVDFDPTNNLIPMDQHIVVGWGRDYYDVPPLKGVVYGSGKSRLKVAVDIAAAI; encoded by the coding sequence ATGATTTTTAACGTTAAACATACTACCAAGTACGAATACAATGCTCCGGTGATTTATTGTCATAATATTGCTACGCTACGACCGCGGGAATCCAAAGGTCAACAGTTATTGGACTATAAAATACAGATAACACCTCAACCCGCAGAAATTTCGGAGCGCATAGATTTTTTTGGCAACTATATTACCCGTTTTTCCATACAAACAGAACATATAGAGTTAAAAGTAACTACAAAAAGCAAAATAGTGCGGGATTATGCCCAGTTCCAAGATTCCTTTTTTTCCGAAGCATGTAGGAGCATTACCTTAGACCAAACCCTTTTAGCTTTAAAAAGTACGGACCCTGCTATATTGGATGCCAGGCAATATATCTTGGAATCTATTTTTATTAGACGTGCCGATGACAGTATACGGGACTATGCCGAGGTTTCCTTTAAAAGAAATCGTTCAGTTTTTGATGCCGCCTATGAACTGATGCAACGTATTTATACCGATTTTCAGTTTGTACCAGGGTTTACCAGTATTTCCACTCCTGTAGCGGAAGTCATGAAGGAAAAAAAAGGGGTTTGTCAGGACTTTGCCCAAATAGCCATTGCCTGCATCCGGTCTGTAGGACTACCTGCAAGGTATGTTAGCGGTTACATAGAAACCGTACCCCCTAAAGGCAAAGAAAAATTGGTAGGAGCGGATGCCTCCCATGCCTGGTTCGCGATTTTTATACCCGGTTTTGGTTGGGTAGATTTTGACCCAACAAACAATCTTATACCCATGGATCAACATATTGTGGTAGGCTGGGGCCGGGATTACTACGACGTACCGCCTTTAAAAGGTGTAGTGTACGGCAGCGGCAAAAGCAGGCTTAAAGTGGCTGTAGATATAGCGGCTGCAATATAA
- a CDS encoding transglutaminase family protein — protein MALKVAISHKTVYKYDRRVNLSPHIFRLRPAPHSRTPIEAYSIKIKPENHFFNWQQDPFGNYLARIVFPEKTSELSVEVEIIADLKTINPFDFFVEESVENFPFTYSEDLKKELLPYLEVTEKGPLLLDWLEKLDLTPVRSIDFLIGLNQKLYTYLNYTIRMEPGVQSCEETLDRKLGSCRDFAWLLVQTLRHLGLAARFVSGYLVQLKSDEKSLDGPSGPEEDFTDLHAWAEVYLPGAGWIGLDATSGLLAGEGHIPLACTPSFESAAPVYGLTDPCETEFEFDNSVTRIFESPRVTKPYTEDQWKAIYNLGFAVEEELQSNDVRLTMGGEPTFVSIDDMEAEEWNTAADGEHKRELASSLSLRLLDAFGKGGMLHHAQGKWYPGEPLPRWLIGIHWRKDGESIWKDPKWLASFMKTYTLPKDISVTFLKTLTKYLACPNDSIIPAYEDAFYFLWEEGKLPVDVEPKDYNKKDTALRRKLGEVLEQGIGKTVGHVLPLAKSDGHWITNSWEFRSRHLFLTPGNSPIGLRLPLESLPKEPEVPSEPTAEPELFEEKPVLKAYGKELQDRIESKTSKSSAKKQPFVRTALCAEVRDDKLFLFLPPLNSAEDFLDLIASIEATAKELEIPVVLEGYEPPRDNRLEVLKITPDPGVIEVNVHPANNWQELTDNTLKLYEEAKKSRLGTEKFMLDGKHTGTGGGNHVTLGGATPADSPLLRNPQLLRSLLTFWQHHPGLSYLFSGAFIGPTSQAPRVDEARLENLYELEIAFSQIPEDKEVPFWLTDRLFRHLLTDITGNTHRAEFCIDKLYSPDSSSGRLGILELRAFDMPPHAQMSLMQMLLVRTLVSWFWKKPYKHDLVRWGTELHDKFLLEHYVKEDIRDIVGQLNDAGYPFKLDWFDPFFEFRFPLYGMVEINSMQIELRMAIEPWNVLGEEMSGRGTARYVDSSLERVQIKVKNFTEERYSLTCNGVKIALSPTGIKGEYVAGVRYKAWDPWSALHPTIAVDVPLIFDIVDMWNKKSIGGCTYFVAHPGGRSYDTYPVNSYEAESRRINRFWDFGHSQGEATPMEMGPTTNFSGRMVEPKSASNTFVYKEVPINPEYPHVLDLRKK, from the coding sequence ATGGCATTAAAAGTAGCTATTTCCCATAAAACCGTTTATAAATATGATCGAAGGGTAAATCTTTCACCGCATATTTTCAGGCTAAGGCCCGCACCACATAGCAGAACGCCCATAGAGGCATATTCTATAAAAATTAAGCCTGAAAATCATTTTTTCAATTGGCAGCAAGACCCTTTTGGAAATTACTTGGCCCGCATTGTTTTTCCGGAAAAAACCTCAGAGCTATCAGTAGAGGTAGAAATTATAGCGGACTTAAAGACCATTAATCCCTTTGATTTTTTTGTAGAGGAATCCGTCGAGAATTTTCCGTTCACCTATTCAGAAGATCTAAAAAAAGAACTTCTGCCCTATTTGGAAGTAACGGAGAAGGGTCCGTTGCTCCTGGATTGGTTGGAAAAGTTGGATTTAACACCAGTGCGGAGCATTGATTTTCTTATAGGCCTTAATCAAAAATTATACACCTACCTCAACTACACTATCCGTATGGAGCCTGGTGTACAGAGTTGTGAGGAAACCTTGGACAGGAAGTTAGGTTCCTGCAGGGATTTTGCTTGGCTTTTGGTACAGACGCTTCGTCATTTGGGATTGGCGGCTCGTTTTGTTTCAGGGTACCTGGTACAGCTAAAATCGGATGAAAAATCCTTGGACGGCCCTTCCGGCCCTGAAGAAGACTTTACGGATTTGCACGCCTGGGCAGAGGTTTATTTGCCCGGCGCGGGTTGGATAGGGCTGGATGCCACCTCTGGGCTTTTGGCAGGGGAAGGCCATATCCCCCTGGCCTGCACGCCATCCTTTGAAAGTGCCGCACCAGTGTATGGATTAACGGATCCCTGTGAAACGGAATTTGAGTTCGACAACTCCGTAACCCGGATTTTTGAGTCGCCCCGCGTAACCAAACCCTATACCGAAGATCAGTGGAAGGCCATTTATAATTTAGGCTTTGCCGTAGAGGAGGAACTACAATCGAATGACGTAAGATTGACTATGGGCGGAGAACCCACCTTTGTTTCCATAGATGATATGGAAGCGGAAGAATGGAACACAGCGGCCGACGGGGAACACAAACGCGAATTGGCTAGCTCCCTTTCCCTAAGGCTATTGGATGCCTTTGGCAAAGGAGGAATGTTGCACCATGCCCAGGGAAAATGGTACCCAGGAGAACCCTTGCCACGTTGGCTTATTGGAATACATTGGCGCAAGGATGGCGAATCTATATGGAAAGATCCAAAATGGCTGGCTTCCTTTATGAAGACTTACACCCTCCCAAAGGATATATCAGTTACTTTCTTAAAGACATTGACCAAATATTTGGCCTGTCCCAATGACAGTATAATTCCGGCATATGAAGATGCATTCTATTTTCTGTGGGAAGAAGGGAAACTTCCGGTAGATGTGGAGCCAAAAGATTACAATAAAAAAGACACGGCTCTAAGAAGAAAATTGGGAGAAGTGTTGGAACAGGGTATTGGTAAAACTGTAGGCCACGTATTGCCATTGGCCAAAAGCGATGGCCATTGGATTACCAATTCTTGGGAATTTAGGAGCAGACATCTGTTTTTAACCCCAGGAAATTCCCCTATTGGATTACGGCTTCCCTTAGAATCTTTGCCCAAAGAACCGGAAGTACCATCAGAACCTACTGCAGAACCTGAGCTGTTCGAGGAGAAGCCCGTATTAAAAGCTTACGGAAAAGAATTACAGGATAGAATAGAGTCCAAGACATCAAAATCATCTGCCAAAAAACAACCATTTGTACGTACTGCCTTATGCGCAGAGGTACGTGATGATAAATTATTCCTTTTCCTACCCCCCTTGAATAGCGCGGAAGACTTCCTGGATTTAATAGCTAGTATAGAGGCAACGGCTAAGGAGCTGGAAATTCCGGTAGTATTGGAGGGTTATGAGCCCCCCAGGGACAACCGTTTGGAAGTACTAAAAATTACTCCGGACCCTGGTGTAATAGAGGTAAATGTGCATCCTGCCAATAATTGGCAAGAGCTTACGGACAATACCTTGAAGTTGTATGAGGAAGCAAAAAAATCCCGTTTAGGGACCGAGAAATTTATGTTGGACGGCAAGCATACGGGTACAGGCGGCGGCAACCATGTTACCTTGGGAGGGGCCACTCCTGCAGATAGCCCTTTGCTTAGAAATCCGCAACTTCTGCGCAGCCTACTTACATTTTGGCAACACCACCCTGGACTTTCCTATTTGTTCTCCGGTGCGTTTATAGGCCCTACCAGTCAGGCTCCGCGTGTAGACGAGGCGCGATTGGAAAATCTTTATGAATTGGAAATTGCTTTTTCCCAAATTCCCGAGGATAAGGAGGTACCTTTTTGGTTAACGGACAGGTTATTTCGACATTTATTGACCGATATTACCGGAAATACCCACAGGGCCGAGTTCTGTATCGATAAGTTATATTCCCCGGATTCTTCCTCGGGCAGATTGGGTATCTTGGAGTTAAGAGCTTTTGATATGCCGCCCCACGCACAGATGAGCCTTATGCAAATGCTACTTGTGCGCACCTTGGTCTCTTGGTTTTGGAAGAAGCCTTACAAACATGATCTGGTGCGTTGGGGTACTGAATTGCACGATAAATTCTTGTTGGAACATTACGTAAAAGAAGATATTAGGGATATTGTTGGCCAATTAAATGATGCTGGCTATCCCTTTAAACTGGATTGGTTCGACCCATTTTTTGAATTCAGGTTTCCCTTATACGGTATGGTAGAGATCAATTCCATGCAGATAGAACTTCGTATGGCCATAGAACCTTGGAATGTACTGGGCGAAGAAATGTCCGGTAGAGGAACAGCAAGGTATGTAGATTCTTCTTTGGAAAGGGTGCAGATAAAAGTAAAAAACTTTACCGAAGAGCGTTACAGCCTAACCTGTAACGGAGTAAAAATAGCCCTGAGCCCTACAGGTATCAAGGGCGAATATGTGGCAGGAGTCCGTTATAAAGCATGGGACCCCTGGTCTGCGCTTCACCCTACCATTGCTGTAGACGTACCTTTGATATTTGATATTGTAGATATGTGGAACAAAAAATCCATTGGTGGATGCACCTATTTTGTAGCCCATCCCGGAGGACGTTCCTATGACACTTACCCCGTAAACAGTTATGAGGCAGAATCCAGAAGAATTAATAGATTTTGGGATTTTGGACACTCACAGGGTGAGGCAACACCGATGGAAATGGGCCCTACAACAAATTTTTCGGGTAGAATGGTAGAACCTAAGTCTGCTTCCAATACATTTGTATACAAAGAGGTCCCTATAAATCCTGAATATCCACATGTGCTGGATTTGAGGAAGAAGTAA
- a CDS encoding sensor histidine kinase, producing the protein MEHKKLISLQQDELSNKKQLIVELLKPMIANLYYWEQYGFSESDFDPDKNAHLDKKIGDFVIGMDSYSQFRLINLSGKEVYRLNRQDNGKIIKSVALQDKANRDYYQASTDLKKSQIYLSPLNLNQENGILEFPYKPMIRGVAPIFDALGNKLGIVVINFSAERFLEILKKDNHYSFILLDRFGNYLVSKDSIKEFAHLIPKSRNITFYEEYPELVDSLRTKETTSLLQNGDLWIKTELDFKTELAQTPLVQHRFADIETDNKWVLLKHLDSHTLNARLKSEIFSIFLINLVAIAVILCLSYLEAKSDTSKKKYMQALEVINKELESKSTELENKNNALAAIQNKLELRNAQLMDYNNIVAHNLRAPTTSVSALVSMLKEAKDYEEAESYFPKLQKVTHAINILVDDLLVYVRILNDDDQVKLENIALGPLLEATLDLYVETLDKETIEVKTDFTAWNEIKFSKIYLQSVMQNLISNAIKYRDPNKRSVIVIRTLWENDKKVLVVEDNGVGVDLNRYGNDIFKLYKRFHRGLSGKGMGLFLVKTQLESLNANIEVNSELGKGTTFKIIFDSYE; encoded by the coding sequence ATGGAGCACAAAAAGCTGATTTCCTTGCAGCAAGATGAACTCTCCAATAAAAAACAACTTATCGTAGAACTTTTAAAACCCATGATAGCCAATCTCTATTATTGGGAACAATATGGTTTTAGTGAGAGCGACTTTGATCCGGACAAGAATGCGCATTTAGACAAGAAAATTGGTGATTTTGTTATTGGAATGGACAGTTATAGTCAATTCAGGCTTATCAATTTGTCAGGAAAGGAGGTTTATAGACTCAATAGACAGGACAATGGCAAAATAATAAAGAGTGTAGCCCTTCAGGATAAGGCAAATAGGGATTACTATCAGGCGTCCACTGATCTCAAGAAAAGTCAAATTTATTTGTCCCCCTTAAATCTGAATCAGGAAAATGGGATATTGGAATTTCCATATAAGCCAATGATTCGAGGGGTTGCCCCTATATTTGATGCCCTCGGCAACAAATTGGGCATAGTTGTCATTAATTTTAGTGCAGAAAGGTTCCTGGAAATACTAAAAAAGGATAATCATTATTCCTTTATATTATTGGATCGTTTTGGCAATTACCTTGTAAGTAAGGACAGCATAAAGGAGTTTGCCCATTTAATTCCAAAGAGTAGAAATATTACCTTTTATGAGGAATATCCTGAGTTGGTGGATTCATTGAGGACTAAAGAAACTACTTCTTTGTTGCAGAACGGGGATTTGTGGATAAAAACCGAATTGGATTTTAAAACCGAACTTGCACAAACTCCTCTAGTTCAGCATAGATTTGCGGACATTGAAACCGATAATAAATGGGTACTTTTAAAACATCTGGATTCACATACTTTAAATGCTAGGCTGAAAAGCGAGATTTTTTCAATATTCCTTATCAATTTAGTGGCAATAGCTGTTATTTTATGTCTGTCATATCTTGAGGCGAAAAGTGATACTTCCAAAAAGAAGTATATGCAGGCCCTTGAAGTAATTAACAAGGAGCTGGAAAGCAAAAGCACGGAGTTGGAAAATAAAAACAACGCTTTGGCAGCTATACAGAATAAGTTAGAGTTACGGAATGCCCAACTTATGGATTATAACAATATTGTTGCCCATAACTTAAGAGCTCCTACTACAAGTGTTTCTGCTTTGGTTTCCATGTTAAAGGAAGCCAAGGATTATGAAGAGGCCGAAAGTTATTTTCCTAAATTGCAAAAAGTAACCCATGCTATTAATATCCTGGTAGATGATCTTCTCGTTTACGTTAGGATTCTGAACGATGACGACCAGGTTAAATTGGAAAATATAGCGTTGGGGCCTTTATTAGAGGCTACCTTGGATCTGTATGTTGAAACTTTGGACAAAGAAACCATAGAAGTGAAGACAGATTTTACGGCATGGAACGAAATAAAGTTTTCAAAAATCTATTTACAAAGTGTAATGCAAAATCTAATATCCAATGCCATAAAATATAGGGATCCCAACAAAAGGTCCGTCATTGTTATCCGTACCTTATGGGAGAACGACAAGAAAGTTTTGGTAGTGGAGGACAATGGCGTAGGGGTTGATCTAAATCGCTATGGCAATGATATTTTTAAATTATATAAAAGATTTCATCGTGGACTATCCGGCAAAGGTATGGGGTTGTTTCTGGTGAAAACACAATTGGAATCATTGAATGCCAATATTGAAGTAAACAGTGAATTGGGAAAGGGAACCACATTTAAAATAATATTTGACAGCTATGAATAA
- a CDS encoding response regulator produces MNNLSFFLIDDDEIFQFIMKNTIAEISPDIKIKFFSDGEKGMDFLKQNLGAATNLPDIILLDVNMPFMDGWEFLKEYKSLQTQIKKDVNIYLLTSSNNPHDIAMAKEISELSGYLVKPISKEGIKNLISHFPTTKWYHNEF; encoded by the coding sequence ATGAATAACTTAAGTTTTTTTCTAATCGATGACGATGAGATTTTTCAGTTTATAATGAAGAATACCATTGCTGAAATAAGTCCAGACATAAAGATTAAGTTTTTTTCCGATGGTGAAAAGGGAATGGATTTCCTTAAACAGAATCTCGGCGCTGCCACCAATCTTCCTGATATTATCCTTTTGGACGTAAACATGCCTTTTATGGATGGATGGGAGTTTCTCAAGGAATATAAATCACTTCAAACCCAAATAAAAAAGGATGTTAATATATACCTGCTAACATCCTCCAACAATCCCCATGATATAGCCATGGCCAAAGAAATTAGTGAACTTTCTGGTTACCTGGTAAAGCCGATATCAAAGGAGGGAATCAAAAACCTGATTAGTCATTTTCCAACCACCAAGTGGTATCATAACGAATTTTAG